A window from Numida meleagris isolate 19003 breed g44 Domestic line unplaced genomic scaffold, NumMel1.0 unplaced_Scaffold239, whole genome shotgun sequence encodes these proteins:
- the LOC110390866 gene encoding uncharacterized protein LOC110390866 (The sequence of the model RefSeq protein was modified relative to this genomic sequence to represent the inferred CDS: added 45 bases not found in genome assembly): MSGSALRGRLLRGLSHLPLLAAGGLPRRPRVAARCRAYSTTDDSSVRPIGRYPVPNKKDMPYDIVELMEEVEVKTGFLPNVFKAMSHRPAEFRAFFAYYNAIMNKETGRLSKADKELIIVATSTVNRCPYCVVAHGALHRIYSKQPTLADQVIVNWKLADLSSRDLAMLEFALAVCRADNITEEHFQKLEAHGFDREDAWDIAMISAFFAMSNRIAHFIDLRPNKEFYNMGRTPHEAGKDRA, encoded by the exons catctgcctctCCTGGCCGCCGGGGGACTCCCGAGAAGGCCCCGCGTGGCCGCCCGGTGCCGTGCGTACAGCACCACGGATGACAGCTCTGTCAGGCCTATTGGGCGATACCCAGTGCCAAATAAGAAGGACATGCCATACGATATCGTGGAGCTCATGGAGGAAGTAGAAGTGAAG ACTGGATTTCTGCCCAATGTGTTCAAAGCCATGTCTCACCGACCTGCTGAATTCAGAGCATTTTTTGCTTATTACAATGCCATCATGAACAAAGAGACAG GGCGACTCAGCAAGGCAGACAAGGAGCTCATCATTGTGGCCACAAGCACTGTGAATAGATGTCCCTACTGTGTGGTTGCACATGGAGCGCTTCATCGGATATATTCCAAGCAGCCAACCCTGGCTGACCAG GTCATTGTGAACTGGAAGCTGGCGGACCTGAGCAGCCGGGACCTGGCGATGCTGGAGTTTGCTCTTGCAGTCTGCCGGGCAGATAACATCACGGAGGAGCACTTCCAGAAGCTGGAGGCGCATGGTTTTGACCGCGAAGACGCGTGGGACATCGCCATGATCTCTGCTTTTTTCGCCATGTCCAATCGCATCGCCCATTTTATCGACCTGCGCCCCAACAAGGAGTTCTACAACATGGGCCGGACGCCTCACGAGGCGGGCAAGGATCGCGCTTGA
- the DCAF10 gene encoding DDB1- and CUL4-associated factor 10, which produces MSAKAAKAGSCAGPAAPGPGSPPPPGMRPPPPAASPRTAPDCGLFGWLRGRCLGRSAAVDPARDSFRAMTGLYGSIQPADSVYLSTRTHGAVFNLEYSPDGSVLTVACEQTEVLLFDPISSKHIKTLSEAHEDCVNNIRFLDNRLFATCSDDTTIALWDLRKLNTKVCTLHGHTSWVKNIEYDTNTRLLVTSGFDGNVIIWDTNRCTEDGCPHKKFFHTRFLMRMRLTPDCSKMLISTSSGYLLILHDLDLNKTLEVGSYPILRARRTASSSDITSSSLSSPRAIGSPCHQNDSGPLSEKQMSRSSQREGGSPRNSLEVLTPEVPGERDRGNCITSLQLHPKGWATLLRCSSNTDDQEWTCVYEFQEGAPVRPVSPRCSLRLTHCIEEANVGRGYIKELCFSPDGRMISSPHGFGIRLLGFDAHCSELVDCLPKEAGPLKEIRSLYSHNDVVLTTKFSPTHCQIASGCLSGRVSLYQPKF; this is translated from the exons ATGAGCGCGAAGGCGGCCAAGGCGGGGTCCTGCGCCGGCCCGGCGGCCCCGGGGCCCGGCTCGCCGCCACCGCCCGGCATGcggccgccgcctcccgccgcctCCCCGCGGACGGCGCCGGATTGCGGCCTGTTCGGTTGGCTGCGCGGGCGCTGCCTGGGCCGCAGCGCCGCCGTGGACCCGGCGCGGGACAGCTTCCGCGCCATGACCGGGCTGTACGGCTCCATCCAGCCCGCCGACTCCGTGTACCTCAGCACCCGCACGCACGGCGCCGTCTTCAACCTCGAGTACTCGCCGGACGG GTCTGTGCTGACTGTTGCTTGTGAACAGactgaagtgctgctttttgACCCAATATCTTCGAAGCACATCAAAACTCTCTCTGAAGCTCATGAAGATTGTGTAAATAATATCAG GTTTCTAGATAATCGACTTTTTGCAACTTGTTCTGATGACACTACAATAGCACTTTGGGACCTGAGAAAGCTGAACACAAAAGTGTGCACTTTACATGGTCACACCAGCTGGGTTAAGAACATTGAGTATGACACCAATACGAGACTACTAGTAACGTCAGGATTTGATGGAAATGTGATCATCTGGGACACAAACAG GTGCACTGAAGATGGGTGTCCCCACAAGAAGTTTTTTCACACCCGTTTTCTTATGCGAATGAGGTTGACACCAGACTGTTCCAAAATGCTGATCTCAACGTCCTCTGGATATCTTCTGATTTTGCATGACCTTGATCTAAACAAAACTCTAGAGGTTGGCAGCTACCCCATTTTAAGAGCTAGGAGGACTGCATCGAGTTCAG ATATAACATCTTCGAGTCTGTCCAGTCCTCGAGCTATTGGTTCCCCGTGTCACCAGAATGATTCGGGTCCACTGTCTGAGAAGCAGATGTCACGGTCCTCGCAGCGAGAAG GTGGATCACCTAGAAATAGTTTGGAGGTCTTAACACCAGAAGTTCCTGGAGAGAGAGACCGAGGCAATTGCATTACATCCCTGCAGCTACATCCGAAGGGGTGGGCCACCCTTCTTCGGTGCTCGAGTAACACAGATGACCAGGAG TGGACTTGTGTCTATGAGTTCCAGGAAGGAGCCCCCGTGCGCCCTGTCTCCCCTCGCTGCTCCCTGCGATTGACTCATTGCATCGAAGAAGCCAATGTTGGCCGGGGTTACATCAAAGAGCTTTGCTTCAGTCCTGATGGCCGGATGATTTCATCCCCACACGGCTTTGGGATCCGCTTGCTGGGGTTTGACGCACACTGCAGCGAACTTGTTGACTGCTTGCCCAAAGAAGCCGGTCCCTTGAAAGAAATCCGTTCCCTGTATTCTCACAATGATGTGGTACTGACAACAAAGTTCTCTCCAACCCACTGTCAGATTGCCTCGGGGTGCCTTAGCGGACGCGTTTCTTTGTATCAGCCAAAGTTCTAG